One genomic segment of Occultella kanbiaonis includes these proteins:
- a CDS encoding VOC family protein: protein MSSSIGNITIDTTDLAGATAFWQQVTGYAVGSSDESTAYLEDPAKSGVGLSLQNVPEPRVGKNRVHLDLFTSDLDGEVGRLQGLGAAEVARHDGWVVLADTDGNQFCVVAG, encoded by the coding sequence GTGAGCAGCAGCATTGGCAACATCACCATCGACACCACCGATCTGGCCGGGGCCACCGCCTTCTGGCAGCAGGTCACCGGCTACGCCGTCGGCTCGTCGGACGAGAGCACCGCGTACCTGGAGGATCCCGCGAAGAGCGGCGTCGGCCTCTCCCTCCAGAACGTGCCTGAGCCCCGGGTCGGGAAGAACCGCGTGCACCTGGACCTGTTCACCTCCGACCTGGACGGCGAGGTCGGCCGGCTGCAGGGGCTCGGGGCGGCCGAGGTGGCGCGCCATGACGGCTGGGTGGTGCTGGCCGACACCGACGGCAACCAGTTCTGCGTCGTCGCGGGATAG
- a CDS encoding glycosyl hydrolase family 95 catalytic domain-containing protein produces the protein MPSALAAASPDVTLQYSTPAVAWTDALPIGNGNLGAMVFGGAARDRVQINDDTCWTGAPVVRPTRGTGLEPGRAPEILAAARAAVAAGDVPRAEALVQQLQSGRSEAYQPLVDLWITDAGAPEVTADHRRWLRLDEAVAGHSWSDGVAAVRQEVLVSRPAGALVVDRRMRAPRDLVVRVGSDHRLFEVGAAGSPQGATWSALVRMPAVSTDPKAPGPAPGTPPSAPPAPGAGVTCAVALRLDTDGVVTVRTTGIEVRGATWLTVLLASQSDYAGAHTALHGDGARLLAEASDRLERAGARTFEDLRAAHVADHRALFDRVGLRLGRGPEPGLDTDARLREHRTTGTDISLAALAFAYGRYLTIAGSRPGTLPLNLQGIWNDSLRPPWRSNYTININTEMNYWPALSTNLAECDEPLRRWLEDLAAAGRGTAREIYGAGGWVAHHNSDAWAFTDPVGDGTNPARWSFWPFGGVWLTRHLIDHYDFTGDHDALARARPVILGAAQFVLDTLVTMADGTLGTSPATSPENSFLTADGTPGAVTASTTSDLAMARDLLAGVRRLAGVDVGNGVPFADGPLLARVDDALARLPGERIMADGRIAEWHLADLPEAEPEHRHQSHLFGVHPGASIDPDQAPDLAAAALATLAARGLESTGWSLAWRLNLRARLRDPGGAQAAIDAFLRPVEPAGPAVVSVQGGGVYRSLLCAHPPFQIDGNFGFTAGVAELLVQSHRHTADGVREVHLLPCLPPAWADGAVHGLRVRGAITVDLEWTRGRLRAATLTADRDTTVSVRVRDDHAVHHLTAGRLATIRP, from the coding sequence GTGCCGTCAGCCCTGGCCGCCGCGTCGCCGGATGTGACGCTGCAGTACTCGACCCCGGCTGTGGCCTGGACCGACGCCCTGCCGATCGGCAACGGAAACCTCGGCGCCATGGTCTTCGGCGGTGCCGCTCGGGACCGGGTCCAGATCAACGACGACACGTGCTGGACCGGCGCGCCCGTGGTCCGGCCGACCCGTGGTACCGGCCTGGAACCGGGCCGGGCGCCCGAGATCCTGGCCGCGGCCCGGGCCGCTGTCGCCGCCGGCGACGTCCCTCGCGCCGAGGCCCTGGTGCAGCAGCTACAGAGCGGCCGCAGCGAGGCCTACCAGCCGCTCGTCGATCTCTGGATCACCGACGCCGGTGCGCCGGAGGTCACGGCGGACCACCGCCGGTGGCTGCGTCTGGACGAGGCGGTTGCGGGGCACTCCTGGTCCGACGGCGTCGCAGCGGTACGCCAGGAGGTACTCGTCAGCCGCCCGGCCGGGGCGCTCGTGGTGGACCGGCGGATGCGGGCGCCCAGGGATCTGGTGGTCCGGGTCGGTTCGGATCATCGGCTGTTCGAGGTGGGCGCGGCGGGATCGCCGCAGGGCGCGACGTGGTCCGCCCTGGTGCGGATGCCGGCCGTCTCCACCGATCCGAAGGCGCCCGGACCTGCCCCTGGAACGCCTCCGTCGGCGCCGCCGGCGCCCGGCGCCGGCGTCACCTGCGCGGTGGCGCTGCGACTGGACACCGACGGCGTGGTGACCGTGCGGACCACCGGGATCGAGGTGCGCGGGGCGACCTGGCTGACGGTGCTGCTCGCCTCGCAGAGCGACTACGCGGGCGCCCACACCGCCCTGCACGGTGACGGAGCCCGGCTGCTCGCAGAGGCGTCGGACCGGCTCGAGCGGGCCGGCGCGCGCACGTTCGAGGACCTCCGCGCGGCGCACGTCGCCGATCATCGCGCGCTCTTCGATCGGGTCGGGCTGCGGCTGGGCCGCGGGCCGGAGCCGGGCCTGGACACCGACGCGCGGCTGCGCGAGCACCGGACGACCGGCACCGACATCTCCCTCGCCGCGCTCGCGTTCGCCTACGGGCGATACCTGACCATCGCCGGATCGCGCCCCGGCACGCTGCCACTGAACCTCCAGGGCATCTGGAACGACTCCCTGCGCCCGCCGTGGCGCAGCAACTACACGATCAACATCAACACCGAGATGAACTACTGGCCGGCGCTGAGCACCAATCTCGCGGAGTGCGACGAGCCGCTGCGCCGGTGGCTCGAGGACCTGGCCGCGGCCGGCCGCGGCACCGCCCGGGAGATCTACGGAGCCGGCGGCTGGGTCGCCCACCACAACTCCGACGCGTGGGCGTTCACCGACCCCGTGGGCGACGGCACCAATCCCGCGCGGTGGTCGTTCTGGCCGTTCGGTGGGGTCTGGCTGACCCGGCACCTGATCGACCACTACGACTTCACCGGCGACCACGACGCGCTGGCCCGCGCCCGGCCGGTCATCCTCGGCGCCGCGCAGTTCGTCCTCGACACCCTGGTCACCATGGCGGACGGCACCCTCGGCACCAGCCCGGCCACCTCCCCGGAGAACTCCTTCCTCACGGCGGATGGGACGCCTGGCGCCGTGACCGCGTCCACCACCTCCGACCTTGCGATGGCCCGGGACCTGCTCGCAGGCGTCCGGCGGCTGGCGGGCGTGGACGTCGGCAACGGCGTCCCGTTCGCCGACGGACCCCTGCTGGCCCGCGTCGACGACGCCCTGGCCCGGCTCCCGGGCGAGCGGATCATGGCCGACGGACGCATCGCCGAGTGGCACCTCGCGGACCTGCCCGAGGCCGAGCCGGAGCACCGCCATCAGAGCCACCTGTTCGGCGTCCACCCGGGCGCCTCGATCGACCCGGACCAGGCGCCGGACCTGGCCGCAGCCGCCCTGGCGACACTGGCCGCCCGCGGGCTGGAGTCGACCGGGTGGTCACTCGCGTGGCGGCTGAACCTACGCGCCCGGCTACGGGATCCGGGCGGGGCGCAGGCGGCGATCGACGCCTTCCTGCGGCCGGTGGAACCCGCCGGGCCGGCGGTCGTCTCGGTGCAGGGCGGCGGCGTGTACCGCAGCCTGCTGTGCGCACATCCGCCGTTCCAGATCGACGGGAACTTCGGCTTCACGGCCGGGGTCGCCGAGCTGCTCGTGCAGTCCCACCGGCACACGGCGGACGGCGTGCGCGAGGTCCACCTGCTACCGTGCCTGCCGCCGGCGTGGGCCGATGGCGCGGTGCACGGTCTGCGGGTGCGCGGCGCGATCACCGTCGACCTCGAGTGGACCCGGGGTCGGCTACGCGCCGCGACCCTCACCGCGGACCGGGACACGACCGTCTCCGTGCGTGTCCGGGACGACCACGCGGTGCATCACCTCACCGCGGGACGGCTGGCGACGATCCGACCCTGA
- a CDS encoding Pr6Pr family membrane protein — translation MTQQQRAGMLTDRSPLALGLRSLIVVLGVVAEVWNLTELATGAGALADHFAYFTIHTNLLVIIVLGWAVGVPPARRPTWFDPLRGAMTTYIVLTGILYNLLLAAPGELFSWAVHPPNLLQHRIIPILVAIDWLLIPTTRRLRLSRFWIWLAYPVGYLAFTLIRGPLVGDWYPYFFLDPNEFGGYPGLLVPILGLVVVFAVGAFVVCAVGVARYRPVRVGSSPAVPR, via the coding sequence ATGACGCAGCAGCAACGGGCGGGAATGCTCACGGACAGGTCACCACTGGCGCTCGGGCTGCGCTCCCTCATCGTCGTGCTCGGGGTCGTCGCCGAGGTGTGGAACCTGACCGAACTGGCCACCGGCGCCGGCGCGCTCGCGGACCACTTCGCGTACTTCACGATCCACACCAACCTGCTGGTCATCATCGTGCTCGGCTGGGCGGTCGGCGTGCCGCCGGCGCGCCGGCCGACCTGGTTCGACCCGCTGCGCGGGGCGATGACCACCTACATCGTGCTCACCGGGATCCTGTACAACCTGCTGCTCGCCGCGCCCGGGGAGCTGTTCTCCTGGGCGGTGCACCCGCCGAACCTGCTCCAGCACCGGATCATCCCGATCCTCGTCGCCATCGACTGGCTGCTGATCCCGACGACGCGGCGGCTGCGGCTGTCCCGGTTCTGGATCTGGCTCGCCTACCCGGTCGGCTACCTCGCGTTCACGCTCATCCGGGGCCCGCTCGTGGGCGACTGGTACCCGTACTTCTTCCTCGACCCGAACGAGTTCGGCGGGTACCCGGGCCTGCTCGTGCCGATCCTCGGGCTGGTGGTGGTGTTCGCCGTCGGTGCGTTCGTCGTGTGCGCGGTCGGGGTGGCGCGGTACCGCCCGGTCAGGGTCGGATCGTCGCCAGCCGTCCCGCGGTGA
- the nhaA gene encoding Na+/H+ antiporter NhaA — MSTNSTSSTGGTDQRADPPRRPAGDEPQSRTRRKHLIGQLPGPLRTFLATEAGGATLLLVAAALAVIWANSPWSASYEALWDADAVIGLGPWMLEMHLGHWVNDGLMVVFFFVIGLEVRQELATGELTDRRRVVVPVLAGIGGMLVPAAIYLALNAGTEAAHGWGIVIGTDTAFLLGALALVGPAVSTQLRIFLLTLTVVDDLVAVSVIGVAYSDDLDLGALAFAVVCLIGLVVLSRLRVWRAWPYVLTVVVLWLATLASGVHPSIAGMAAGLLVPAFLPRRQEVEGAARLFAAFRQSPRPDSGLTVQAGVARSISVNERLQTVLHPWTSYLIVPVFALANAGVDLRGGVLADALGSPVTWGVVAGLVLGKTVGISLGAFAGVRARLGSLPQGVAPGHVVGGAALSGIGFTVSLLIVDLAFGDSVIADEARVGVLLAAVLAVAVGALVFRLAARFRGETNASLPMVLSDPVDPARDHIRGPVDAPLTLVEYGDFECPFCGKATGVARELREHYGDDLRYVFRHLPLPDLHPHAELAAVAAEAAAHQGRFWEMHDLLFRRQDELEVEDLVGYAADLGLDVEVFLRGVDKETLRRRVREDVASAEASGARGTPTFFVGERRHLGPHDTASLIAALEASRATG, encoded by the coding sequence GTGAGCACGAACAGCACGAGCAGCACCGGGGGCACGGACCAGCGGGCCGACCCACCCCGGCGGCCGGCTGGGGACGAGCCGCAGAGCCGGACCCGCCGCAAGCACCTCATCGGCCAGTTGCCCGGGCCGCTGCGCACGTTCCTGGCGACCGAGGCGGGTGGCGCGACCCTGCTGCTGGTGGCCGCGGCACTCGCGGTGATCTGGGCGAACTCGCCGTGGTCCGCCTCGTACGAGGCGCTCTGGGACGCCGACGCCGTGATCGGGCTCGGTCCGTGGATGCTCGAGATGCACCTCGGGCACTGGGTGAACGACGGCCTGATGGTCGTGTTCTTCTTCGTCATCGGACTCGAGGTCCGGCAGGAGCTGGCAACCGGGGAGCTCACCGACCGTCGCCGCGTGGTGGTCCCGGTGCTCGCGGGCATCGGCGGCATGCTGGTCCCGGCCGCGATCTACCTCGCCCTGAACGCCGGCACCGAGGCTGCGCACGGGTGGGGGATCGTGATCGGCACGGACACCGCGTTCCTGCTCGGCGCCCTGGCCCTGGTGGGACCCGCCGTGTCCACCCAGCTGCGGATCTTCCTGCTCACCCTCACGGTGGTCGACGACCTCGTGGCCGTCAGCGTGATCGGCGTCGCCTACTCCGACGACCTGGACCTCGGCGCGCTCGCGTTCGCGGTGGTGTGCCTGATCGGCCTTGTGGTGCTGAGCCGGCTCCGGGTGTGGCGGGCCTGGCCGTACGTGCTCACGGTGGTCGTCCTCTGGCTGGCCACCCTCGCCTCCGGGGTGCACCCGTCCATCGCCGGGATGGCCGCAGGGCTGCTCGTGCCGGCGTTCCTGCCGCGACGCCAGGAGGTCGAAGGTGCGGCCCGGCTGTTCGCGGCGTTCCGGCAGTCGCCCCGCCCGGACTCCGGGCTGACCGTGCAGGCCGGCGTGGCCAGGTCGATCTCGGTGAACGAACGGCTGCAGACGGTGCTGCATCCGTGGACGTCGTATCTGATCGTGCCGGTGTTCGCGCTCGCCAACGCGGGGGTCGACCTGCGCGGTGGGGTGCTGGCCGACGCGCTCGGCTCGCCGGTGACCTGGGGGGTGGTGGCGGGCCTCGTGCTCGGCAAGACGGTCGGGATCAGCCTCGGTGCGTTCGCCGGGGTGCGGGCCCGTCTCGGGTCGCTGCCGCAGGGGGTGGCGCCCGGGCACGTCGTCGGTGGCGCCGCGCTCTCCGGGATCGGGTTCACGGTGTCCCTGTTGATCGTGGACCTGGCGTTCGGCGACTCGGTGATCGCCGACGAGGCAAGGGTCGGCGTGCTGCTCGCGGCCGTGCTGGCGGTGGCCGTCGGTGCCCTCGTGTTCCGGCTGGCCGCGAGGTTCCGCGGTGAGACCAACGCGAGCCTGCCGATGGTGCTCTCCGATCCGGTCGACCCGGCGCGCGACCACATCCGGGGACCGGTGGACGCCCCGCTCACACTCGTGGAGTACGGGGACTTCGAGTGCCCGTTCTGCGGCAAGGCCACCGGTGTCGCCCGTGAGTTGCGCGAGCACTACGGCGACGACCTGCGCTACGTGTTCCGCCACCTGCCGCTGCCGGACCTGCACCCGCACGCCGAGCTCGCCGCCGTCGCGGCCGAGGCCGCCGCCCACCAGGGCCGGTTCTGGGAGATGCACGACCTGCTGTTCCGGCGCCAGGACGAGCTCGAGGTCGAGGACCTGGTCGGCTACGCGGCGGACCTGGGCCTGGACGTGGAGGTCTTCCTGCGCGGGGTGGACAAGGAGACGCTCAGGCGTCGGGTCCGCGAGGACGTCGCCAGCGCCGAGGCCAGCGGCGCCCGGGGCACCCCCACGTTCTTCGTGGGGGAGCGGCGCCACCTCGGCCCGCACGACACCGCGTCCCTGATCGCGGCGCTCGAGGCCTCCAGAGCGACCGGCTGA
- a CDS encoding glycoside hydrolase family 2 TIM barrel-domain containing protein has protein sequence MATSASHHLSYLTDPDPHTGRLPARARLDSDAPAVDLDGDWAFRLASDTLDLTPAVGAEELDDTAWDRITVPGSWQFVGLPGEPTYSPPAYTNVVYPFPVDPPHVPDANPTGEYRRTFTVPALAGGTRAVLRFEGVDSTFVVWVNGTEVGTSAGSRLAAEFDVTGLVREGTNTVAVRVHQWSAASYLEDQDMWWLSGIYRSVRLLLLPAGGIEDVFAHADYDHTTGTGTLAVEVTTRDGAAAVLDVPELGLHGVDPAGPHTLDVEPWSAEVPRRYEAVLRTPTEQVTLRLGFRTVRVADGLITVNGANILFRGVNRHEWHPETGRTLDTETMLADVLLMKRHNINAVRTSHYPPDARFLDLCDEYGLWVIDECDLETHGFGLNGWRGNPSDSPDFADALLARMRRTVERDKNHASVIAWSLGNESGTGVNLAAMAAWTKDRDPSRFLHYEGDWDSGYVDVYSRMYADHAETEAIGRGAETPTTDPALDARRRGLPFIQCEYAHAMGNGPGGLTEYQDLFHTYDRLHGGFVWEWIDHGITRTTEDGRSYYAYGGDFGEVLHDGNFITDGLVFPDRTPSPGLREYKKVIAPIEIEAFDGGARARVRNRYAVLSTAGLVVRWDVEVDGEGVASGDVDLPDIAAGEVGEVDLSAAVAVALPDGVGGEAWLNLRVRLGADTPWADAGHEIAWTQHLLRERAEALVRTGVGGAERAEAGYAVGPARFDARGTLIGLGDVPVTGARLDLWRAPTDNDVGWDNVAAAWRKVGLDRTEQRTVSVDLDGDSLRVVTHTMAAAVDVGMRAVWTWTATADGVLLDVATEAIGTWTTTVPRIGVRLGLPVALTDVTWFGLGPGEAYADTRRAPHVGRFDSTVADLQTPYVFPQENGNRADVRWAELRDGDGGGLGLRAPHLVDLTVRPWTSEDLDAGRHTTDLVPGETTWVNLDAAQTGIGTNSCGPGVLAQHRLLAAPARITVELRTL, from the coding sequence GTGGCCACTTCCGCCTCCCATCACCTCAGCTACCTGACCGACCCGGACCCGCACACCGGCCGCCTGCCCGCCCGGGCCCGACTGGACAGCGACGCCCCCGCCGTCGACCTGGACGGCGACTGGGCGTTCCGGCTGGCGAGCGACACGCTCGACCTGACCCCCGCCGTCGGGGCGGAGGAGCTCGACGACACCGCCTGGGACCGGATCACGGTGCCCGGCTCCTGGCAGTTCGTCGGCCTGCCGGGCGAGCCGACGTACTCGCCGCCCGCGTACACCAACGTCGTCTACCCGTTCCCGGTCGACCCGCCGCACGTGCCGGACGCGAACCCGACCGGGGAGTACCGGCGCACCTTCACGGTGCCCGCGCTCGCCGGTGGCACCCGCGCGGTGCTGCGGTTCGAGGGCGTCGACTCGACGTTCGTGGTCTGGGTGAACGGCACCGAGGTCGGCACCAGCGCGGGCAGCCGGCTCGCCGCCGAGTTCGACGTGACCGGGCTGGTCCGGGAGGGCACCAACACGGTCGCGGTGCGCGTGCACCAGTGGTCCGCGGCGAGCTACCTCGAGGACCAGGACATGTGGTGGCTGTCCGGGATCTACCGCTCCGTGCGGCTGCTGCTGCTGCCCGCCGGCGGCATCGAGGACGTGTTCGCCCACGCCGACTACGACCACACCACCGGAACCGGGACGCTGGCGGTCGAGGTGACCACCCGCGACGGCGCCGCCGCCGTGCTCGACGTCCCCGAACTCGGCCTGCACGGGGTGGACCCGGCCGGTCCGCACACGCTCGACGTCGAGCCCTGGAGCGCGGAGGTGCCGCGCCGCTACGAAGCGGTCCTGCGTACGCCGACCGAGCAGGTGACGCTGCGCCTCGGCTTCCGCACGGTGCGCGTCGCCGACGGGCTGATCACCGTCAACGGCGCGAACATCCTGTTCCGTGGCGTGAACCGGCACGAGTGGCACCCCGAGACCGGGCGGACCCTCGACACCGAGACGATGCTCGCCGACGTGCTGCTCATGAAGCGGCACAACATCAACGCCGTGCGGACCTCCCACTACCCGCCGGACGCCCGGTTCCTCGACCTGTGCGACGAGTACGGGCTCTGGGTCATCGACGAGTGCGACCTCGAGACCCACGGCTTCGGCCTGAACGGCTGGCGCGGCAACCCCAGCGATTCTCCGGACTTCGCCGACGCGCTGCTGGCCCGGATGCGCCGCACGGTGGAGCGGGACAAGAACCACGCCAGCGTCATCGCCTGGTCCCTCGGCAACGAGAGCGGCACCGGTGTGAACCTGGCCGCGATGGCCGCCTGGACCAAGGACCGCGACCCGAGCCGGTTCCTGCACTACGAGGGCGACTGGGACAGCGGCTACGTGGACGTCTACTCCCGGATGTACGCCGACCACGCCGAGACCGAGGCGATCGGTCGCGGCGCGGAGACCCCGACCACGGACCCGGCCCTGGACGCACGCCGGCGGGGCCTGCCGTTCATCCAGTGCGAGTACGCGCACGCGATGGGCAACGGCCCCGGCGGGCTCACCGAGTACCAGGACCTGTTCCACACCTACGACCGGCTGCACGGCGGCTTCGTCTGGGAGTGGATCGACCACGGCATCACCCGCACCACGGAGGACGGCCGGTCCTACTACGCCTACGGCGGGGACTTCGGTGAGGTGCTCCACGACGGGAACTTCATCACCGACGGCCTCGTGTTCCCGGACCGGACGCCCTCGCCCGGCCTGCGCGAGTACAAGAAGGTCATCGCCCCGATCGAGATCGAGGCGTTCGACGGCGGTGCGCGGGCGCGGGTCCGCAACCGGTACGCCGTGCTGTCCACCGCCGGCCTGGTGGTGCGCTGGGACGTGGAGGTCGACGGCGAGGGCGTCGCCTCCGGCGACGTGGACCTGCCCGACATCGCGGCCGGGGAGGTCGGCGAGGTCGACCTCTCCGCGGCGGTCGCGGTGGCCTTGCCGGACGGGGTCGGCGGCGAGGCCTGGCTGAACCTGCGGGTGCGGCTGGGCGCCGACACGCCCTGGGCCGACGCCGGGCACGAGATCGCCTGGACCCAGCACCTGCTGCGCGAGCGAGCCGAGGCCCTGGTGCGCACCGGCGTAGGTGGCGCCGAACGGGCCGAGGCGGGCTACGCCGTCGGGCCGGCACGGTTCGATGCCCGAGGAACCCTGATCGGGCTCGGGGACGTCCCCGTGACCGGGGCCCGGCTCGACCTGTGGCGAGCGCCGACGGACAACGACGTCGGCTGGGACAACGTGGCGGCGGCGTGGCGCAAGGTCGGCCTCGACCGCACCGAGCAGCGCACCGTCTCGGTGGACCTCGACGGCGACTCGCTGCGGGTCGTGACGCACACGATGGCGGCCGCCGTCGACGTCGGGATGCGCGCGGTCTGGACGTGGACCGCCACGGCCGACGGGGTGCTGCTGGACGTGGCGACCGAGGCGATCGGCACCTGGACCACCACGGTGCCCCGGATCGGGGTGCGCCTCGGGCTGCCCGTGGCACTGACCGACGTGACCTGGTTCGGGCTCGGGCCCGGGGAGGCGTACGCGGACACCCGGCGGGCGCCGCACGTGGGCAGGTTCGACTCGACCGTGGCGGACCTGCAGACGCCGTACGTGTTCCCGCAGGAGAACGGGAACCGGGCCGACGTGCGCTGGGCCGAACTGCGCGACGGTGACGGCGGCGGGCTCGGATTGCGCGCCCCGCACCTGGTGGACCTGACCGTGCGCCCGTGGACGTCGGAGGACCTCGACGCCGGCAGGCACACGACGGACCTGGTGCCGGGCGAGACGACCTGGGTCAACCTCGACGCCGCGCAGACCGGGATCGGCACGAACTCCTGCGGCCCGGGCGTGCTCGCGCAGCACCGCCTGCTCGCCGCGCCGGCTCGGATCACGGTGGAGCTGCGCACGCTCTGA
- a CDS encoding zinc-dependent alcohol dehydrogenase family protein, whose protein sequence is MKALVYHGPGQKAWEEVPDPTIVEPTDAIVRVDTTTICGTDLHILKGDVPAVTPGRILGHEGVGTIVEVGSAVGTLAVGDRVIVSCVSSCGSCSYCHQQLPSHCLNAEGAAGVGWIFGHLIDGTQAEFVRVPFAENSLHKLPDGVSDEAAVMLSDILPTGFEIGVRNGRVKPGDVVAVIGAGPVGLAVIMTAGLYGAARVIAIDLDDNRLELAKAFGATDSVNSRAGEWAEQVLAMTDGLGVDVAIEAVGVPATFDMATELIRPGGTVANVGVHGRSVELKLQDLWIKDVAITTGLVSATTTPMLLRLVAQGKLEPERFVSHTFAMEDFMDAYDTFGRAAETKAMKVIIKR, encoded by the coding sequence ATGAAGGCACTCGTCTACCACGGGCCCGGGCAGAAGGCGTGGGAGGAGGTGCCCGACCCGACGATCGTCGAACCCACCGACGCCATCGTGCGGGTCGACACCACCACCATCTGCGGCACCGACCTGCACATCCTCAAGGGGGACGTCCCGGCCGTCACACCAGGCCGCATCCTCGGTCACGAGGGCGTGGGCACCATCGTCGAGGTCGGCTCGGCCGTCGGCACACTGGCTGTCGGCGATCGCGTGATCGTCTCCTGTGTGTCCTCCTGCGGCTCGTGCTCGTACTGCCATCAGCAACTGCCCTCGCACTGTCTGAACGCCGAGGGCGCGGCCGGAGTCGGCTGGATCTTCGGCCACCTCATCGACGGCACCCAGGCGGAGTTCGTTCGCGTTCCGTTCGCAGAGAACTCGCTGCACAAGCTACCCGACGGGGTCAGCGACGAGGCGGCCGTGATGCTCTCCGACATCCTGCCCACCGGATTCGAGATCGGCGTCCGCAACGGCAGGGTGAAGCCGGGGGACGTGGTGGCCGTGATCGGCGCCGGCCCGGTCGGCCTCGCCGTGATCATGACCGCCGGCCTCTACGGAGCCGCCCGGGTGATTGCTATCGACCTTGACGACAACCGGCTCGAACTGGCGAAGGCGTTCGGTGCGACCGACTCGGTGAACAGCAGGGCGGGGGAGTGGGCGGAGCAGGTCCTCGCGATGACGGACGGACTGGGGGTGGACGTGGCGATCGAGGCCGTGGGCGTGCCCGCGACGTTCGACATGGCGACCGAGCTCATTCGCCCCGGCGGCACGGTCGCGAACGTGGGCGTGCACGGGAGGTCGGTCGAACTGAAGTTGCAGGACCTGTGGATCAAGGACGTTGCGATCACCACCGGCCTCGTCTCCGCCACGACCACGCCGATGCTGCTGAGGTTGGTCGCCCAAGGCAAGCTCGAGCCGGAGCGGTTCGTGTCCCACACGTTCGCGATGGAGGACTTCATGGACGCGTACGACACGTTCGGCCGGGCGGCCGAGACGAAGGCCATGAAGGTGATCATCAAGCGCTGA